From Aegilops tauschii subsp. strangulata cultivar AL8/78 chromosome 5, Aet v6.0, whole genome shotgun sequence:
GGAATATGCATCTGGTGGTGAGCTTTTTGAGAGAATATGTAAAAATATACGATTCAGTGAAGACGAGGTATGTATCTGCTCTCTGGTTACTCTGCTGCATCTTTTTTCTTGACATGCATATATTTGCATGAATCATTGGTGGGACTAAGTGCATATGTCCTTTTTTAGGCTCGCTACTTCTTCCAGCAGCTTATATCTGGAGTCAGCTACTGCCATTCGATGGTATCGGTTATTTACACAACTTGTCTTTCATCCTATTGTTACTATGTGTTCGTATGTTGCAGTATGCTGAACTGTTCCATTTTATTCTTAATTTCTTATCTTCAAGCAAGTATGTCACCGTGACTTGAAGCTGGAGAACACATTGCTGGACGGTAGTCCTGCTCCTCGCTTGAAGATATGTGATTTCGGCTATTCTAAGGTGCTTACATAATTGAACTCGTTATTCTAGATATTTTTTTAAAAATACATTCCATATGGGTGTTTTCAAAATGATTCACAAGCTATTTAAGTCAATGTTCATGCAGTCAGATAGAAATTTTATGGTTTCCTGGCGCTGCATTTACAACACAGTGGGATCAATATTTTACCCTATGGGCCTGTTGTGTTCATAGGTTTTTACTGATAAACCATGACAAACATTCTTCATTTTCTGCAGTCTTCAGTTCTCCATTCACAACCAAAATCAACTGTTGGAACACCTGCTTATATTGCACCTGAAGTTCTGTTGAAGAAAGAATATGATGGCAAGGTATGCAAGTTCTCGAGCTCTGTTAATCTTTGGAGGGGTGTAGTATAGTTCACCGCATATGCAACTTAGTTTGAGAGACATAAACTGGCAACAGGTCTAGTTGTTTGGTGTCCTAATCTGAATTTCCGTATACTGTATATTGAAGGCTGAACCCTTGTACGTGCACCGTTAGGCTAAGAATACGTGTCCCTTTAGTCAAGATGGTAGCTACACATGTACTTGTCACAGGCTATTGTACAGAGTGTAGTATGATGAATCGTTCCTTGGTTTTGAAAGAAAATGGCCTAGCTTCCCAGTGACGTTTTCCCTGTTGCACTTGATATGCTGGTCCATTTTTCTGGGACCACTGTTAGAAGTGTTTATGATCTCATCCTGGTATGCCCTTTTATGTGTCTGATGAAATCGTAGAAATGTTATACATTTTAAGTGTTTGTAAATTCAGTACAAGGCTTGACCGCCCAGTGTTCACTGGTCATTACTGGTTACTAATGGCAATCAGTTTGACCTAAACACTGGAGAGGAACCTTAATGCCTGGTCGGGAGCCATTGGAAATTAGCTGCCTGTGATTGGTTTTCTGACTTTCTGGGGAACTTGGTAGCATTGGTGAGTGTTACATCTTCCCTCACATTTCAAAATAGTATCCTCATATGTACTTACATTTGAAAACAGGCAAACTCAGCTAGGATAGGCGCACATTTATCAGAGATCAGAGTAATTTACAGAGGAAATTTTGGCTTTTAAATAGCCCACTCTTATTTGACCCAATCAGGATGTCAGATCACTGATGTTAATTGACTTGTTACCTCCCAAGACAAGGAACCCACCCTTGCTCATACTGACTTACTATTTGTACATGACTAAAACAGATTGCTGATGTATGGTCCTGTGGTGTGACTCTTTATGTCATGGTAGTCGGTGCTTATCCTTTCGAGGATCCAGAAGAGCCTAAGAACTTTCGGAAGACAATTCAGGTTATCTGATTTCTCTTCTTTCCTTTGTCATGTTTTAGgtcttctaaactaaaactaataCTATGACATCACCTTTGCAGCGTATCTTGAGTGTTCAGTATTCAATTCCAGATAACGTGGACATATCTCCAGAGTGCAGGCACCTAATTTCGAGGATTTTTGTTGGGGATCCTGCGTTGGTGAGTCTTTGGATGTTCAATTATAGAAACTAGGCTTAGCTATCATATCCTGTATTATGACTTGTGTGTACCGTGCCTCTTTACATTTTCTTCATATTTTGCTCAAAACTTAACCTGACAATTAAAGTATAACCAGTGAGGGATAACTGCCTTCTTGCAGAGTCCTGAACCCATTAGGGGGTCAGAGCAGCTTGAGGTTTTACCATACAGTAGTGAATTACACCTCTTAGGCAATGTGCATGTGTTTTTTACAAGACCAAGCTAGGCTGTTTGTGTCTGTGTTTTAGTAGTTATACTTGTGTCATTGTGCCGTGTTTGTCATCATTGTTCCGCTTGCTGACCTATATAACTGTTTGGCATAGTATATCTCCTTTGTCATCATTAGTAATATTATTTTACTAGTTTTAGGCTAACAATGTAACTGTTTGGTACTcactccgtcccataatgtaagagcgtttttgacactaatgtagtgtaaaaaacgctcttatattatgggacggagggagtataatgtATATCCTTTGGAAGATCCTAGTGTGCAGCCATCAGTTCAACAAAAAGTAGTGCATTTCAGTAGGACGGTTTTGATATGGGGATCTTCTCTGCAGTCTACATTGCCCACCACTTACGTTATCCTTTCTGTGTACTTAGGCATACTCGTGTCTAATGCAGTGATACATTATTTGCATTCCATCGTGTATATGTGTATCATTTTCATGACACTGCTGGTGATGATAAATGCAGAGGATAACCATCCCTGAAATACGGAGCCATAACTGGTTCTTAAAGAACCTCCCCGCTGATCTGATGGACGATGATAGTATGAGCAGCCAATACGAGGAGCCTGAGCAGCGAATGCAGACGATGGACGAGATCATGCAAATTCTAACGGAGGCCACCATACCACCTGCTTGTTCCCGTATAAACCACATCCTAACTGATGGATTCGACATGGACGATGACATGGATGACCTTGAATCAGACTCAGATCTTGATATCGACAGCAGTGGAGAGATCGTGTATGCGATGTGAGCCATCTCTGGCGGTTATCGTACCAAAGCAAACCGTAGAAAGCAGCTGAAGGGCACAGGGTGACCTGATATGCTGTACCCTGTCAAAAGAGCTAGCAGCACTTTGAGAAAGAATCGTTCTGTGTTTTGCAAGCGAAGTCCCGGTCCTGTTCTGGTTGTAATATAATGGGGGTTAGTCCCTGGAGAAGCATCCTTTCTGTTCCTGTTGTGCTACATATGTGCAAATAGTTCGTACTCCTGTTGTTAATGTGTGAACCTGTGACTGAACTTGGTTTTATTTTATGTTTATTACTGTATATCTATTGACCTGTTGTTTGGGCTACTTTGCCAGAAAAATGCAGGGTAAATTCGatctaaaataaataaatacaGGGGAAGTAAGTAACCGTTTTTTCTGTTTTCATACACAATA
This genomic window contains:
- the LOC109786538 gene encoding serine/threonine-protein kinase SAPK8 → MAGAAPDRAALTVGPGMDMPIMHDSDRYELVRDIGSGNFGVARLMRDRRTMELVAVKYIERGEKIDENVQREIINHRSLKHPNIIRFKEVILTPTHLAIVMEYASGGELFERICKNIRFSEDEARYFFQQLISGVSYCHSMQVCHRDLKLENTLLDGSPAPRLKICDFGYSKSSVLHSQPKSTVGTPAYIAPEVLLKKEYDGKIADVWSCGVTLYVMVVGAYPFEDPEEPKNFRKTIQRILSVQYSIPDNVDISPECRHLISRIFVGDPALRITIPEIRSHNWFLKNLPADLMDDDSMSSQYEEPEQRMQTMDEIMQILTEATIPPACSRINHILTDGFDMDDDMDDLESDSDLDIDSSGEIVYAM